The proteins below are encoded in one region of Terriglobales bacterium:
- a CDS encoding ATP-grasp domain-containing protein, which yields MNGKKFRIAVLYDVWEGEEEPKLEPQEEPAAQRGRRSRKKKQEKADREEVFEALEKLGYEPFYYALDGRDQTLVGLAKCGADLVFNLTESYAGDDTKDMNVAAYLDLLGLPYTGSNGQGLFLGHDKVLAKKLFAFHGIRSPKFATSYRGVLDHAHDIEFPLIVKPSAEDGSIGISSSSVVGSVKELMEQTHYIHDEFDSPVLIEEYIEGREIYVAILGNKNPEALPLIELDLSKLPKGTPRIAGEDVKWEKETQAYKVTKSAPVEDMDEETVRKVQQTAVAAYQALKLRDYGRIDLRLGKKDKAYVIEANPNPWLASSAEFAMAARKSGRNYTQLIGEIVDLARARYAAG from the coding sequence GTGAACGGCAAAAAGTTCCGAATCGCGGTCCTCTACGACGTGTGGGAGGGCGAAGAGGAACCCAAGCTCGAGCCGCAGGAAGAGCCGGCGGCTCAGCGCGGCCGGCGGTCGCGCAAGAAGAAGCAGGAAAAGGCCGACCGCGAGGAAGTGTTCGAGGCTCTGGAGAAACTGGGATACGAGCCGTTCTATTACGCACTCGACGGACGGGACCAGACACTAGTGGGCCTGGCCAAGTGCGGAGCGGACCTGGTGTTCAATCTCACCGAATCCTACGCCGGCGACGACACGAAAGACATGAACGTGGCGGCGTACCTGGACCTGCTGGGACTGCCCTACACCGGCTCGAACGGACAGGGGCTGTTCCTGGGACACGACAAGGTGCTGGCCAAGAAGCTGTTCGCGTTCCACGGCATCCGCTCGCCAAAGTTCGCCACCTCCTATCGCGGCGTGCTGGACCACGCCCACGACATCGAGTTCCCGCTGATCGTGAAACCCAGCGCCGAGGACGGCTCCATCGGGATCAGCAGCAGTTCCGTAGTGGGGAGCGTGAAAGAATTGATGGAACAGACGCACTACATCCATGACGAGTTCGACTCACCGGTGCTGATCGAGGAGTACATCGAAGGGCGCGAGATCTATGTGGCCATTCTGGGCAACAAGAATCCGGAAGCGCTGCCGCTGATCGAGCTGGACCTCTCCAAGTTGCCCAAGGGCACGCCACGCATCGCGGGCGAGGATGTGAAGTGGGAGAAGGAGACGCAGGCCTACAAAGTCACGAAGTCGGCGCCGGTGGAAGACATGGACGAAGAGACGGTGCGCAAAGTGCAGCAGACAGCCGTGGCCGCCTATCAGGCGCTGAAGCTGCGCGACTATGGGCGCATCGACCTGCGGCTGGGGAAAAAAGACAAGGCGTACGTCATCGAAGCCAATCCCAACCCGTGGCTGGCGAGTTCGGCCGAGTTCGCCATGGCCGCGCGCAAGTCGGGCAGGAACTACACGCAACTGATCGGCGAAATCGTGGACCTGGCGCGGGCGCGCTACGCGGCCGGGTGA
- the speB gene encoding agmatinase: MTRYRPPVGVPRFGGLVTFSRLPHVTSTDGVDFAIVGVPFDLGASFRNGQRFAPAAVREASRLTGMYHPVHQINVYDHASGVDFGDAPVFPSDLERSLRSIEEFVSPLARAGVVPIAIGGDHTIPLPLLRPLAREHGPLALVHFDAHSDTDDTLYGTRVNHGTTFRRAAEEKLIDPQRSIQVGLRGSLASAEEFAAARALGLELIEAHEMFRMGAEAVAARIRRRMDGARAYLSFDIDFVDAACVPGTGTPEVGGPSSRETLELLRALAGLDFAGFDLVEVLPSQDSGGITALLAANIIFEFIALLAVRRRGA; encoded by the coding sequence ATGACACGCTACCGCCCTCCCGTCGGCGTTCCTCGCTTCGGCGGCCTCGTCACCTTCAGCCGGCTTCCCCACGTCACCTCGACCGACGGCGTGGACTTCGCCATCGTCGGCGTTCCCTTCGACCTCGGTGCCAGCTTCCGCAACGGGCAGCGCTTCGCTCCCGCCGCTGTGCGCGAGGCCTCGCGCCTCACGGGCATGTACCACCCCGTCCATCAGATCAACGTCTACGATCACGCTTCGGGTGTGGACTTCGGCGATGCACCGGTCTTTCCCTCGGACCTGGAGCGCAGCCTTCGTTCGATTGAGGAATTTGTTTCGCCGCTGGCGCGGGCCGGCGTGGTGCCCATCGCCATCGGCGGCGACCACACCATCCCGCTGCCGCTGCTGCGCCCGCTGGCACGCGAACACGGCCCGCTGGCCCTGGTTCACTTCGACGCCCACTCCGACACCGACGACACGCTCTACGGCACCCGCGTCAACCATGGAACGACCTTCCGCCGCGCCGCGGAGGAAAAGCTCATCGATCCGCAACGCTCCATCCAGGTGGGGTTGCGCGGTTCTCTGGCTTCTGCGGAAGAATTCGCCGCCGCACGCGCCCTGGGTCTTGAGCTCATTGAAGCCCACGAGATGTTCCGGATGGGTGCGGAAGCCGTCGCCGCGCGCATCCGCCGGCGGATGGACGGCGCGCGCGCCTACCTCAGCTTCGACATTGATTTTGTGGACGCAGCTTGCGTCCCCGGCACCGGCACTCCGGAGGTCGGCGGGCCGAGCTCGCGCGAAACCCTGGAGCTGCTGCGTGCGCTCGCCGGCCTCGACTTCGCCGGGTTCGACCTGGTGGAAGTGTTGCCCTCGCAGGACTCCGGCGGCATCACCGCGCTGCTCGCCGCCAACATCATCTTCGAGTTCATCGCGCTCCTGGCGGTCCGCCGCCGGGGAGCTTAG
- a CDS encoding anti-sigma factor, whose protein sequence is MTTHEPFADDLALLALGALEGEERATLEQHVAGCSACRQELERLRGDVALLALTATGPAPPERARKRLLAAIAEEPRSRLVRLKRPWWTLAPVFATIAMALFGILLWRENVQVRRKLAYANIHLEQLRAELQQQRTELEAARRIADVLMAPDTVQFTLVDIKSKPQPQGKAIYLQSKGALVFVASNFTPAPPGKAYELWLVPTSGQPPIPAGVFKPDARGSAVVAAPPLPAGVEAKAFAITLEPEQGSSTPTMPIIMLGAAGM, encoded by the coding sequence ATGACGACGCACGAACCATTCGCCGACGACCTCGCCCTCCTGGCGCTGGGAGCGCTGGAGGGCGAGGAGCGCGCCACGCTGGAGCAGCACGTGGCCGGGTGCTCCGCCTGCCGGCAGGAGCTGGAGCGGCTGCGGGGAGACGTGGCGCTGCTGGCGCTGACCGCCACCGGTCCCGCCCCTCCGGAACGCGCGCGCAAGCGCCTGCTGGCGGCCATCGCGGAGGAGCCACGCTCGCGCCTGGTGCGCCTGAAGCGTCCCTGGTGGACGCTGGCCCCGGTGTTCGCCACCATCGCGATGGCGCTGTTCGGCATCCTGCTGTGGCGGGAGAACGTGCAGGTGCGCCGCAAGCTGGCCTACGCCAACATCCACTTGGAGCAACTGCGCGCCGAACTGCAACAGCAGCGCACGGAACTGGAGGCCGCGCGGCGCATCGCCGACGTGCTCATGGCGCCCGACACCGTGCAGTTCACCCTGGTGGACATCAAGTCGAAACCCCAGCCCCAGGGCAAAGCCATCTACCTGCAATCGAAGGGAGCGCTGGTGTTCGTGGCCAGCAACTTTACTCCCGCGCCGCCAGGGAAAGCGTACGAGTTGTGGCTGGTACCGACGAGCGGCCAGCCACCCATCCCCGCCGGCGTTTTCAAGCCCGACGCACGCGGCAGTGCGGTGGTGGCTGCGCCTCCGCTGCCCGCCGGAGTCGAGGCCAAGGCGTTCGCCATCACGCTCGAGCCCGAACAAGGCTCCAGCACGCCGACGATGCCCATCATCATGCTGGGCGCGGCGGGAATGTAG
- a CDS encoding TIGR03617 family F420-dependent LLM class oxidoreductase, whose protein sequence is MKLDVGLRDYDLQAVPEEARKAEAAGYDCLWTQETQHDPFLPLAVASTATSSLKLGTSIAVAFPRSPMVLAYTAWDLQKASRGRLILGLGSQVKAHNQRRFSVKFESPGPKLREVVQALRAIWECWQNGTPLRFQGDFYRFDLMTPFFNPGPIAHPDIPVFIAGVNRYMCRMAGEVCDGLHVHPFHTPKYLREYVHPAVEEGLRASGRSRANFTLATASFVVVGDSEQERARNTEAVRQQIAFYASTRTYAPVLETHGWEGVAPELHRKSLEGDWKGMARLITDEMLDAIAVSGTYETIGPKLRERYQGLLDRVALYQPYETSVDDARLTALAREFRD, encoded by the coding sequence GTGAAGCTCGACGTCGGGCTGCGCGACTACGATCTGCAAGCTGTCCCGGAAGAAGCGCGCAAGGCAGAGGCGGCCGGCTACGACTGCCTGTGGACACAGGAGACGCAGCACGATCCCTTTCTGCCTCTGGCGGTCGCGAGCACCGCGACTTCCTCCCTGAAGCTCGGGACGTCGATTGCCGTGGCGTTCCCCCGCAGCCCCATGGTCCTGGCCTATACCGCGTGGGACCTTCAGAAGGCTTCCCGCGGGCGGCTGATCCTGGGACTGGGGTCGCAGGTGAAAGCGCACAACCAGCGGCGGTTCTCGGTGAAGTTCGAGTCGCCGGGACCGAAGCTGCGCGAGGTAGTGCAGGCGCTGCGGGCCATCTGGGAGTGCTGGCAGAACGGAACACCGCTGCGCTTCCAGGGTGACTTCTACCGCTTCGATCTGATGACGCCCTTCTTCAACCCCGGTCCTATCGCGCACCCCGACATCCCTGTCTTCATCGCGGGCGTGAACCGGTACATGTGCCGCATGGCAGGAGAAGTGTGTGACGGGCTGCACGTACACCCCTTCCACACGCCCAAGTACCTGCGCGAGTATGTGCACCCGGCGGTGGAGGAAGGACTGCGCGCCTCCGGACGTTCACGCGCAAACTTCACGTTGGCCACCGCCAGCTTCGTGGTGGTGGGAGACAGCGAGCAGGAGCGTGCCCGGAACACGGAAGCGGTACGGCAGCAAATCGCGTTTTACGCCTCTACTCGGACTTATGCGCCGGTGCTGGAGACGCACGGCTGGGAAGGCGTTGCGCCGGAGCTGCACCGCAAATCGCTGGAAGGTGATTGGAAGGGGATGGCACGGCTCATCACCGATGAGATGCTCGATGCCATTGCGGTGAGCGGAACCTACGAGACCATCGGGCCGAAGCTGCGCGAACGCTACCAGGGATTGCTGGACCGCGTGGCGCTGTATCAGCCGTACGAGACTTCCGTGGACGATGCGCGGCTGACTGCGCTGGCGAGAGAGTTCCGCGATTGA
- a CDS encoding cyclase family protein, whose amino-acid sequence MRRHLLTFSISALCLLSFAADQDARPTKEEDKSPSGAIDERKLVDLTHAFDSSTVYWPNAQPFEWKKESWGMTAGGYWYTAAHYAASEHGGTHLDSPIHFGEGKAALDELPVAQFVGPAVVVDISEACARDADYRLRPEDISAWEKKHGAIPAGAIVLVRTGWGRFWPDKKKYLGDDTPGRTTGLHFPGISREAAELLVARRVDGVGIDTASTDYGQSRDFPAHRVLAAANIYGLENVADLERLPATGATLIALPMKIKGGTGGPVRIIALLP is encoded by the coding sequence ATGCGCCGTCACCTTCTCACTTTTTCAATCTCTGCACTGTGTCTGCTGAGCTTCGCTGCGGACCAGGATGCGCGTCCGACGAAGGAAGAGGACAAATCCCCGAGCGGCGCGATTGACGAGCGCAAGCTCGTCGATCTGACGCACGCGTTCGATTCCTCGACCGTCTACTGGCCCAATGCGCAACCTTTCGAGTGGAAGAAAGAATCGTGGGGCATGACGGCAGGCGGCTACTGGTACACGGCAGCGCACTATGCCGCCAGCGAGCACGGCGGCACGCATCTGGATAGCCCCATCCACTTCGGTGAGGGCAAAGCGGCGCTGGACGAGCTTCCGGTGGCACAGTTCGTGGGACCGGCCGTGGTGGTGGATATCTCCGAGGCGTGCGCGAGAGATGCGGACTATCGCCTGCGCCCGGAAGACATCTCCGCCTGGGAGAAAAAGCACGGCGCGATCCCCGCAGGCGCGATCGTGCTGGTGCGCACGGGCTGGGGCAGGTTCTGGCCGGACAAGAAAAAGTACCTCGGCGACGACACACCGGGCCGGACGACTGGGCTGCACTTCCCCGGCATCTCGCGGGAAGCGGCAGAACTGCTGGTAGCAAGGCGCGTGGACGGGGTCGGCATCGACACAGCCAGCACGGACTATGGGCAGTCGCGCGACTTCCCTGCGCACCGGGTGCTGGCGGCCGCCAACATCTACGGGTTGGAGAACGTCGCGGACCTGGAAAGGCTGCCGGCCACCGGAGCCACGCTCATTGCGCTGCCGATGAAAATCAAGGGTGGGACGGGCGGACCGGTGCGGATCATCGCCCTGCTGCCGTG
- a CDS encoding DUF4440 domain-containing protein, translating into MSTNTIERLTATQVQAEVERFWNAFTSKSAAVLTQFYGPESTVFGSASLRSEPGRLAAARRQREYFHPQASIRVQLGPIEVTMLGESVAVASYTFQFRAERIAGAMGKTVGEEIRNGRATQVFALDADGHLRIVHEHLSAVEKA; encoded by the coding sequence GTGTCCACCAACACCATCGAACGGTTGACCGCCACTCAGGTGCAGGCCGAGGTGGAGCGCTTCTGGAACGCGTTCACCTCGAAGTCGGCGGCAGTCTTGACGCAGTTCTACGGGCCGGAGTCGACGGTGTTTGGCTCCGCGTCGCTGCGCTCCGAACCGGGACGGCTGGCGGCAGCCCGGCGGCAGCGCGAATACTTCCATCCGCAGGCCAGCATCCGCGTGCAACTGGGGCCCATCGAGGTCACCATGCTGGGTGAGAGCGTCGCCGTGGCCAGCTACACCTTCCAATTCCGCGCCGAACGCATCGCCGGCGCCATGGGCAAGACGGTGGGCGAGGAGATCCGCAACGGCCGCGCGACGCAGGTATTCGCCCTGGACGCTGACGGCCATCTGCGCATCGTGCACGAGCACCTGTCGGCGGTGGAAAAGGCGTAA
- a CDS encoding DUF3592 domain-containing protein, whose translation MSDNKLLLGGVGVAFGAAAVTLLGAAVRSARQTLRLQRTGARSTAIVRELKTVESSEDTAYAPVFEFATADGRIHRIVSDTASNAPSHNEGDEVTVLYDPADPGGAQIESFDSLWLGPVLMAVGGSVTVGVAIFCLWFAR comes from the coding sequence ATGAGTGACAACAAACTGTTGCTGGGCGGCGTTGGGGTGGCGTTCGGAGCGGCGGCTGTGACGCTGCTTGGGGCGGCGGTGCGGAGCGCCCGGCAGACGCTGCGCCTGCAGCGGACGGGCGCTCGCAGCACGGCGATTGTCCGCGAACTCAAGACGGTGGAATCGTCCGAAGACACCGCCTACGCGCCGGTGTTCGAGTTTGCGACTGCGGATGGAAGGATCCACCGGATCGTGTCCGACACCGCGTCCAACGCACCCAGTCACAACGAGGGCGATGAGGTCACGGTCCTGTACGATCCTGCCGATCCCGGCGGGGCGCAGATCGAAAGCTTTGACAGCCTTTGGCTGGGCCCGGTTCTGATGGCGGTCGGAGGGAGCGTGACGGTGGGCGTGGCAATCTTCTGCCTGTGGTTTGCACGGTAA
- a CDS encoding protein kinase gives MAIGSGTRLGAYEILEPIGAGGMGEVYRARDTRLGRDVAIKILPEAFAHDAERLARFEREAQLLAALNHPHIAILHGLEEINGQRFLVMELVEGGPLVPQLRLPVPEALELARQIAEALEAAHGKGIIHRDLKPANIRVTSEGRVKVLDFGLARGEAPVKTSSDSDSPTATFRTSLGGAMMGTVAYMSPEQARGRPVDKRTDIWSFGCVLYELLSGRRAFAGETATDSIAAILEREPEWSALPDATPAAIRRLLKRCLQKERKQRLHDIADARLEIEEAMAQPRDEPAVAEPPGRLPLYAVAAICLVVGALAAWAVLWKRRAETHTTRLVQVSRLTHDPAHSEWPTWSPDGKLVAYSANRGGNFDIYVRRIEGGQDVNVTNDSAEDIQPAFSPDGQWIAFISTRSSRTGMVRIGSTFGMEFRTSGGDLWVAPALGGPARRLAEDANAPAWNPDGKHIAYVSGSEYRRSILEVSTENSRVRTILGEKDSAAQMAPTSGMEITRVHYSPDGRWITFATVDPEQVMIMAAGGGPARKLLDASTHAWGPLGRRIYFLRRDERGGTELGMLPVDPASGEASAEPQPVGMLTGVLTDLTLARDGRQIAVSELEGSMNLTRLPLDASGAKPAGPEEELSEGRVIDRYPSYSPDGNYIAYASDRLGGQEIWLLDVAKKDRHRLTLPGTDRGASTPYWSPDGKKLALARVMPDGRRSVWLVAVDGSEAGELIPPAEGLGHGQFSPDGRRLVFNQRVGGNLQLFLLDMQSRKQQQLTSSPGNKWSGEGWSPDGKWIVYFSNAGGSIQVWRIPAEGGHEEQLTFGHDRIRHAFYSRDGRWLYVQPNHGNILRIPAAGGKPEAVTRFPESGLFIEEPTISPDGRYLVYCRSNGASSLWVLQLEGTE, from the coding sequence ATGGCGATCGGAAGCGGGACGCGGCTGGGCGCCTATGAGATCCTCGAGCCCATCGGAGCGGGTGGGATGGGCGAGGTGTATCGCGCCCGCGATACTCGCCTCGGGCGCGACGTCGCCATCAAGATCCTGCCCGAGGCCTTCGCGCACGATGCCGAGCGGCTGGCGCGCTTCGAGCGCGAAGCCCAATTGCTGGCGGCGCTCAATCATCCTCACATCGCCATCCTTCACGGCCTGGAGGAGATCAACGGCCAGCGTTTCTTGGTCATGGAGCTGGTGGAAGGCGGTCCCCTTGTCCCGCAGCTCCGCTTGCCGGTGCCGGAAGCGCTGGAGCTGGCGCGGCAAATCGCCGAGGCGCTGGAAGCAGCCCACGGCAAAGGCATCATCCATCGCGACCTCAAGCCGGCCAACATCCGGGTCACGTCCGAGGGCCGGGTTAAGGTGCTGGACTTCGGACTGGCGCGCGGTGAGGCGCCGGTGAAAACCAGCAGCGACTCCGACTCGCCCACGGCCACGTTCCGCACCAGTTTGGGCGGAGCCATGATGGGCACGGTCGCCTACATGAGCCCCGAGCAGGCGCGTGGCCGCCCAGTGGACAAACGGACCGACATCTGGTCGTTCGGCTGCGTCCTCTACGAGCTGTTGAGCGGGCGGCGGGCGTTCGCCGGAGAGACGGCGACCGATTCCATCGCCGCCATCTTGGAGCGGGAACCGGAGTGGAGCGCCCTGCCCGATGCCACCCCGGCCGCAATCCGCCGGCTGCTGAAACGCTGCCTGCAAAAGGAACGCAAGCAGCGGCTGCACGACATCGCCGACGCCCGGCTGGAGATCGAAGAAGCCATGGCACAGCCGCGGGACGAACCTGCGGTCGCCGAACCCCCGGGCAGATTGCCACTCTACGCCGTAGCGGCAATCTGCTTGGTCGTGGGAGCGCTGGCGGCATGGGCGGTGCTGTGGAAGCGGAGGGCGGAGACCCACACCACGCGCCTCGTGCAGGTGTCGCGGCTGACGCACGACCCGGCGCACTCGGAATGGCCCACCTGGTCTCCGGACGGAAAGCTGGTGGCCTACTCCGCCAACCGCGGCGGCAACTTCGATATCTACGTGCGGCGGATCGAGGGCGGCCAGGACGTGAATGTGACCAACGATTCGGCAGAAGACATCCAGCCCGCATTTTCCCCCGACGGGCAGTGGATCGCCTTCATCTCGACGCGCTCGTCGCGCACCGGGATGGTGCGCATCGGGTCGACCTTCGGGATGGAGTTCCGCACCTCGGGCGGCGACCTGTGGGTTGCGCCCGCCCTGGGCGGCCCGGCGCGACGACTGGCGGAGGATGCCAATGCGCCCGCCTGGAATCCGGACGGCAAGCACATCGCCTACGTCAGCGGCAGCGAGTACCGCCGCTCGATTCTGGAGGTTTCCACCGAGAACAGTAGGGTGCGCACCATCCTGGGGGAGAAAGACTCGGCGGCGCAAATGGCTCCGACGTCGGGGATGGAAATCACGCGTGTCCACTACTCACCCGACGGAAGGTGGATCACCTTCGCGACAGTCGACCCGGAGCAGGTCATGATCATGGCGGCGGGGGGCGGTCCGGCCCGCAAGCTGCTGGACGCCTCGACCCACGCGTGGGGACCGCTGGGACGGCGCATCTACTTCCTGCGCCGCGACGAGCGCGGCGGCACCGAGCTGGGCATGCTGCCCGTGGACCCGGCCAGCGGCGAGGCCAGCGCCGAGCCGCAGCCAGTGGGCATGCTGACCGGGGTGCTCACTGACCTGACGTTGGCGCGCGACGGCCGGCAGATCGCGGTCTCTGAGCTCGAAGGTTCCATGAACCTGACCCGCCTGCCGCTCGATGCCAGCGGAGCGAAGCCCGCCGGGCCGGAGGAAGAACTCAGCGAAGGACGAGTGATCGACCGCTATCCTTCCTACTCGCCCGATGGTAACTACATCGCGTACGCCAGCGACCGCCTGGGCGGGCAGGAGATCTGGCTACTGGATGTGGCCAAGAAAGACCGCCACCGGCTGACTTTGCCGGGAACAGACCGGGGAGCGAGCACGCCCTACTGGTCGCCGGACGGCAAGAAGCTGGCACTGGCCCGCGTGATGCCCGACGGGCGGCGCTCCGTATGGCTGGTGGCCGTGGATGGAAGCGAAGCCGGGGAATTGATTCCGCCGGCGGAAGGCCTGGGCCACGGCCAGTTCTCTCCCGATGGCCGCCGGCTGGTGTTCAACCAGCGCGTGGGAGGCAATCTGCAACTATTCCTGCTGGACATGCAGTCGCGAAAGCAGCAACAGCTTACCTCTTCGCCTGGAAACAAGTGGTCGGGAGAAGGCTGGTCGCCGGATGGGAAGTGGATCGTTTACTTTTCAAACGCGGGAGGCAGCATCCAGGTGTGGCGCATTCCGGCAGAGGGCGGGCACGAGGAACAGCTCACCTTCGGACACGACCGCATTCGACATGCCTTCTATTCGCGCGATGGAAGGTGGCTGTACGTGCAGCCCAACCACGGCAACATCCTGCGCATTCCGGCTGCGGGCGGCAAGCCGGAAGCCGTGACCCGCTTTCCCGAGTCGGGACTGTTCATCGAGGAGCCCACCATCTCTCCCGACGGGCGCTACCTCGTGTATTGCCGCAGCAACGGTGCGTCGTCTCTGTGGGTCTTGCAACTGGAAGGAACGGAATGA
- a CDS encoding response regulator, protein MPAQCLLLGTDAEALGTLCPVLEELEIAVEVCSRREAAVQLLSQQKFELLVLDWESVDGPGHVLLSTRLLAANKDTVILAMVGGVEAMRSAQEMGANFILSKPVSESAARRTLQACRVLFPQAAPRQVRRPVHSLSFVSLEQAQDAAILLNVSEGGMAIQALQPLSRGEVMQFGIELPLAPLKVEARGEIVWADPSGRAGIRFLEVPEEHRAKLLEWLEKSPEEAPASAVISTAESLETYRFPWEKPPLAERLAALAVDGGLVLAATSLFGLVFLVAPPPALTGAAVLVTAGLLATLAVSYFLMYRLSGVATPGSAVVQKLVRSKPKMERSVELVPTETPVPAAEPTVPEPEPELERVEG, encoded by the coding sequence ATGCCTGCGCAGTGTCTGTTGCTGGGCACGGACGCCGAAGCCCTGGGGACCTTGTGTCCCGTCCTGGAAGAGCTGGAGATCGCGGTGGAGGTGTGTTCGCGGCGCGAGGCCGCCGTGCAACTGCTGAGCCAGCAGAAGTTCGAGCTGCTGGTGCTCGACTGGGAATCGGTGGACGGCCCGGGACACGTGCTGCTCAGCACGCGGCTGCTGGCGGCCAACAAGGACACGGTCATCCTGGCCATGGTGGGCGGCGTCGAAGCCATGCGCTCTGCCCAGGAGATGGGAGCGAACTTCATCCTCTCCAAGCCGGTTTCAGAATCTGCGGCACGACGCACGCTGCAGGCCTGCCGCGTACTGTTCCCGCAGGCAGCGCCGCGCCAAGTGCGCCGGCCCGTGCATTCGCTCTCTTTCGTCAGCCTGGAACAGGCGCAGGACGCGGCCATCCTGCTAAACGTGAGCGAAGGCGGCATGGCCATCCAGGCGCTGCAGCCGCTGTCCCGTGGCGAGGTGATGCAGTTCGGCATTGAGCTGCCGTTGGCGCCACTCAAGGTAGAAGCCAGAGGCGAGATCGTGTGGGCCGATCCCAGCGGGCGCGCCGGCATCCGCTTCCTGGAGGTGCCGGAAGAGCACCGGGCCAAGCTGCTCGAATGGCTGGAAAAGAGTCCCGAAGAGGCTCCGGCGAGCGCCGTGATCTCCACCGCCGAGTCGCTCGAAACCTATCGCTTCCCCTGGGAGAAACCGCCCCTGGCTGAACGCCTGGCCGCTCTGGCGGTCGACGGCGGCCTGGTGCTGGCTGCTACCAGCCTGTTCGGCCTGGTCTTTCTGGTGGCGCCGCCGCCGGCGCTAACCGGCGCGGCGGTGCTGGTGACCGCGGGGCTGCTGGCGACGCTCGCCGTCAGCTACTTCCTGATGTATCGGCTGTCGGGCGTGGCCACGCCGGGCAGCGCGGTGGTGCAGAAGCTGGTCCGCTCCAAGCCCAAGATGGAGCGCAGTGTCGAGCTGGTTCCCACAGAAACACCCGTTCCCGCAGCCGAACCGACCGTGCCCGAGCCGGAACCGGAACTGGAGCGAGTAGAAGGCTGA
- a CDS encoding AhpC/TSA family protein, protein MIEQKEEIERLGGQVLLVTHAELPMLERKMMHDLENPFPLLLDPQKASYRQWGLGKTNLAGSVLSPSLNWRYLKLLLRGERFLGTAPNMFQLGGDFIVDSAGLIAAAHPMRNNGDHVEVSVLLDGLRRLATPVR, encoded by the coding sequence GTGATCGAGCAGAAGGAAGAAATCGAACGGTTGGGCGGGCAGGTGCTGCTGGTCACGCACGCCGAACTCCCCATGCTCGAGCGCAAGATGATGCATGACCTCGAGAATCCCTTTCCCTTGCTGCTCGACCCGCAAAAAGCCAGCTATCGGCAATGGGGACTGGGTAAGACGAACCTGGCGGGATCCGTGCTTTCGCCCAGCCTGAACTGGCGCTACCTCAAGCTTCTGCTGCGCGGCGAACGCTTCCTGGGAACCGCGCCCAACATGTTCCAGCTCGGCGGCGACTTCATCGTGGATTCCGCCGGCCTCATCGCCGCCGCCCACCCCATGCGCAACAACGGCGACCACGTCGAGGTTTCGGTGTTGCTGGACGGACTTCGCCGCCTCGCCACGCCCGTCCGCTGA
- a CDS encoding putative zinc-binding metallopeptidase produces MRAFEKAPPDIQAILSKPIRELGLKLEGTPLERFVHQLYRELERKRMRKFRPLCYLTDEWGCPSGEPVIGIPFYLANPDLVRLEKEMDDVEDAREIMMYLRHEAGHAFNYAYEFYKTPEWRQLFGPFRRPYRENYRPVPFSRSFVRHIEGWYAQKHPDEDFAETFAVWLTPGSKWRQKYRGWGALEKLKYIDRIAREVRDQDPLRPQGSTDITVEEMESTVAEFYEKAMGEPLSPADLALDNDLTDIFAASKRRKRGVRPAQELLRENHAALLDKLTYWTGVKRPLLKRLVDAIEQRAGELGLKYEVAREREHLTEITVYVTGLAMNYILRGRFTQP; encoded by the coding sequence TTGCGCGCCTTCGAGAAAGCGCCGCCGGACATCCAGGCGATCCTGAGCAAGCCCATCCGGGAACTGGGGCTGAAGCTGGAGGGAACGCCGCTGGAGCGATTCGTGCACCAGCTCTACCGCGAGCTGGAGCGCAAGCGGATGCGAAAATTCCGGCCGCTGTGCTACCTGACCGACGAATGGGGATGTCCGTCGGGCGAGCCGGTGATCGGCATTCCGTTCTACCTGGCCAATCCCGACCTGGTCCGCCTGGAAAAGGAGATGGACGACGTCGAGGACGCGCGTGAAATCATGATGTACCTGCGTCACGAAGCGGGCCACGCATTCAACTACGCCTACGAGTTCTACAAGACGCCGGAGTGGCGGCAGCTGTTCGGACCCTTTCGGCGGCCGTACCGGGAGAACTACCGGCCGGTGCCGTTCTCGCGCAGCTTCGTGCGCCACATCGAGGGCTGGTACGCGCAGAAGCATCCGGACGAAGACTTCGCCGAGACCTTTGCCGTCTGGCTGACGCCGGGTTCGAAGTGGAGGCAGAAATACCGCGGATGGGGCGCGCTGGAGAAGCTGAAGTACATCGACCGCATCGCGCGGGAGGTGCGGGACCAGGACCCGTTGCGTCCGCAGGGCTCGACCGACATCACGGTGGAAGAGATGGAATCCACGGTGGCCGAGTTCTACGAGAAGGCGATGGGCGAGCCGCTCTCCCCGGCGGACCTGGCGCTGGACAACGACCTGACCGACATTTTTGCCGCCTCCAAGCGGCGCAAGCGGGGCGTGCGCCCGGCACAGGAGCTGTTGCGCGAGAATCACGCGGCGCTGCTGGACAAGCTGACCTACTGGACGGGCGTGAAGCGCCCCTTGCTGAAGAGGCTGGTGGACGCCATCGAGCAGCGGGCCGGGGAACTGGGCTTGAAGTATGAAGTGGCGCGCGAGCGCGAGCATCTGACGGAAATCACCGTGTACGTGACCGGACTGGCGATGAACTACATCCTGCGGGGCAGGTTCACGCAACCCTAG